The Biomphalaria glabrata chromosome 1, xgBioGlab47.1, whole genome shotgun sequence sequence aacaaaaaaaaactacttaaaaagaatttcttttGACCTTAAGTtattatgaatttttaaatttctttttttcttctaattaaGTAAAAGTCTAGAGAACAAATGTTCAATGATTTTCTGTTTTGTTGATTGCATTAGGTGATCAACAAGAAGAAACTGTTACGTCTAGCTAGTCTGGCAAGAAGTGCTCACATCGCTGTATGTGTGGACAGTGAGAGAAATATTGAAGACCTAAGTGAAGCAGCAAAAACATTAGATGTGATGCTGGACATTGTCATCGAAGTAAATGTTGGTGGTTTCAGGTAAGCAAAGTGATCATAGCTTAtagtagagatgggaaacgaacccgaaccgaactcgaacctcacttatgaccgaaccgaacccgaactttgaaactgcttggtacgaactGAACGAACCCTTCctttcttaaccgaactaattttgcaatttgtacatccttttttttttatttttggtttaaaaaaaaaaaaaaaaaatacttaaatattttatttaaattctaatgattccattatactttgaaaatttgggtggggggggtattttgaaaactttaaaaagaaaaaaaaagcggcccatgggtttttccgtatgTACCGACTCCCccctggccttgaattttcgcgggctgtttgcaatattggttttgagttgaaTAGGCGCcctttaattagatctagatctagactctagttcctagtaagtagaaagtcaacattaaaatattgtcacttttatttcagatggctgttagttgagagtagaatagtttttgccgattagagagtgtaggtataaatctacaataagttcatttgtgttctagtttgaaatacattttaattatcttctatttattgattaatttttagaaaactgtgaagtattccatattggaatatatcagtggcgtagcaagggtgagGGAGAAGGGGGAGAAATGAAAaatctccccgggcccccacttgagaggggccccaaatgagtggtttttttttacaatattcaatattacgcaaaatgcaggggcccccaaagaggtccagcccctcccgggcccccaaatgatgaaaaattcctagcaacgcccctgaatatttttactattattttgttttgcattattgattatcagtatttttaatgcagggTTTCTTaaactttgggtcctccccCGTGGGTGGGGATGTCGAGTACTTTGAATTGGGGGATGAGGAGACTaacttcctgacaaaaaggggtgtcagAGAGTGTTGTCTGGTGGcgataagaagaggttaagcgactgATTTGTTTATGCATTGAGTTCAATGAAATTAGCgcaatgcaaatgtgaaacggcagacaatcttgagacatgaaagtggtgacctagatttcttttaaatataagtatatttcattaatattacatctctatcaaaagttaaatatgtgaatattgtaataacagttaggctatattgagttgttcacataagaactttattttaaagtttattaagtttatatgttattataaggcttgtcttcgagtccgaagattagtgaggaatgcagtttttcccatggctgcgcagtcccagatgtgacctacatattttgccacatccagggcaagcataaccactgtccgcaggtggtccatttagtttttcttttcgcgtctgcgtttgtcctcggcagcggattttcttttggtctcaaatgtgtatcccgcggccttcgggagtgaactccaactgactcgttctgaggccgcatgtaaccaggtgctctcttctatgtcagctaagcaaagtttacgcctaagctggtctttgaagcgtttccgtggggcgcctctgttatggcggccaccttttagctcacaaaaaaaaataagactgtctttggtatacgttcgtctcccatacgggatacgtgccctgcccagcgtaactgatgatccataagaagtccctctatactatccttaccggtaaaaatataaaacgccttaattggttcaattgtactagctgtttgtaagcgacaaaccaactaccaactaacaaggagagggggcgtctaaaaaaaaagttttattttcagtttaacttatctgaatattagtataattacatgtttaaaaattaaaatatattaagtaggagatgtcattttatcttctaataagaccttgtcaactgtagactgctttttgcgaggcgcgtatgcacaatatgggtcaaaacgttttgaagaaaacattttaaaatatctccgcaagtgtgattcttctgcattttttgtctcagaatagtcgaatttcttccgtatattgcaatgtattatagtgacgacttatgtgtgaaaaaaaaatgctcgatagagacgtctttacacataaaatatttggtttttttttttatgatgaatagtgcgttctgaaagaacgATATTagcttttaaaagaaaaatctcTTCTTACTAATAGAAAAAGATTAGAAttcgcttagcgccgagtcatgcccagaattaaaccacttgccgacttgagcaaaaacctgccgcatcttcaattttatctccattaagaaatttttacaatgcttaaaatgtatgtaggcaacattattttggaaaaagtattgcccataggcctattatatgttgcaaagtatttgttttatgtaaaaattaatcttaaagtgttttatctgataaattatattaaaccttataacttaattttgctattacataatttcataacatcgaaccgagccgaacccgaactttagacctgaccgaaccgaacccgaactatactcgtcatcgaaccgaaccgaactcgaacttaaatctgaccgaaccgaacccgaactttaaaagttgggttcgattcccatctctagctTATAGAGTATTTAAGAATAAGTTATTATCTTATTATATGAATTATTCAtaacttttaattaatttattcataACTATGAGCTTAAGAAATATGCTTCTTATTGTATTATCTTATTGAGAAAATGTCTTTTTGTAGAAATACCATATTAGTGCCCTCCTGAGATATTTACAAGTACTACTAAAAATACTTCTACACTTTATGAATTTGAATATATGCAAGTGCTACAACATCAGAACATACCAGcctttccaccaaaatatgaatCTCAGAGTTCTCTTTAACTGattaaaatgtaagaaaacCACTGAGGTTATAGACAGTAAGTTTAAAGCTGTACCAAAAATTGCATGCATCAAAGTGAGAATTTAACACTATTTTGTACATAGAGCAAAAAAGAAACTGGCAAATTCTACCAGGTGCAGAGCAAAGCACAGAAAATGAAGATGGTCTGTATATATACAAGGACAAATATTTAGATAAGGACTTATTTAATGATAGATGCCTCTAGATAGATACGAAGTAAGGTGACCTAAGGttctagattaaaatattaatagtttTGGTGTAATTTTTCATAAGAAAGATCTCTCATGCTCCATTTATTGTTATGTTTTAAAGCTGCTTTTTGTCTACTTTGCTAAAAACTACAGAGACAACTGACACTTCAGTCTAATTACTTAAACTTTCCAATGTTCAAATAAAGACTTTTTTGAACCTATAAATATTACTTCAAGGTGTGGTGTAGAGCCTGGCCCTGATGTTGCTCGACTGGCAAAGAAGGTGATGTCCCTGCCCAATATTCGGTTTAAAGGTTTACACTGTTACAATGGGTATGTTGTTTTTTACCTTATAGAGAATTACAATAGACACTTTGTCAAGAACTGAACAAAGGTTTCTGTGTCTTCACTATTGATTGTCAAGAATTAAATAAGTTTTTCCACTTCTGTTTTGTCTATTGCAGGAGAAACCAACATATTAGAAGTTTAGCTGACAGGCAAGCAGCTGTTAATGAGGTCATTGAGAAAACAAAGTTGGCTTTAAGTGTAAGGTTATAAATGCATTTACTAAGATTTTATTTGGTCTTAGTGGCTCTAAGATTATATTATATCCAGTAAGGTTGGCAAGATTAAGTTTATTcttgaattattttaaaagaaatatttagctaAGAACGGAACTAAATAATGTTCTTTGCAATTAAACTTGAGAATTTTTATAACACAGGCACTAAAAGAGAGTgaaattgaatgtaattatGTGACAGGTGGTGGAACAGGAACATTTCATCTAGAGGCTGCAAGCGAAGTCTTCACTGAAGTACAACCTGTATCCTTTGATAGAATACTTGTATCTTTTGATAGAATACTTGTATCCTTTGATAGAATACTTGTATCCTTTACTTGTATCCTTTGATAGACTACTTGTATCCTAGGATAGAATGAGTAGCTGAGAGGCATAAACTGCTTAGCTACCTAGCAAGGAGACTAGCTTCAAAACCCAATTGCTTAGCAGCAACAGGCAGAAcaaaaacctcccagatactccCGCCCCTAATGGTCCACTaaagaaattggaccatagtgcactgagcataCTGTGGCATGAAAGATGTGCtatatataacaatttaaaaaaatgttttacagcaTTTATATCATTGAATATGTTCaaggataataaaaaaaatatttttattataaatatttgagcaaaatgtgtttttaaatagtTAAGAGCTGAAAGTCACTTGATACACAGCACCTGTATGTTGTAATGTGAATGTTTATCCAAATTGTTGATCCAATGTTCCTTACAAAAAGGGTTCTTATGTTTTCATGGATGTAGATTATGGATTGAATCTTGATGGTGAAGAGAAGTTTGTCTCAGAATTTCAGCAATCTCTGTATATTCTGAGTACAGTACAAAGTGTTGTAAGTCAATGCTATGAAATTAAGAAAATTTATTCAATACCGTAGTTCCCAAGTATAAATGATATTTCAGAAATATACAAGCAATAAAGATGTatcatatttaaaacatttacccGGTTTCTCTAAAAGTCTTAATTCTCTgtaaaaaattctgtttccctTGTTTTCTAAAATTTCAAGTAGCCTGCTTTCAGAACTACTGGTACTTTATAACTTTTCTATTGCAGTTTTGACTAAATAAAGGCAGTAAGGGCAGGGGAAAGCTCTACTCTTCAACCAATCAAAGGCTTTTTAGTATAGTTTAATTAACAACTATTTAAACAAACAGGTTACCATTTATTCTTTAAACTGTtagaattttacttttttttttgctagcatAAAAAAGCATATCagaaaaaaacttctttttaaatttagcgTTGGTctgcattttaaaattacatttgtttccttatttaattttatgaaGACAAAGGAAATACTTAGTAAATATCTGAAGATTTAGTATTGtatattaattttttctttctattgttacATTGTTTCTGATATATTCAGGCTGAAAATAGAGCAATAGTAGATGTGGGGCTGAAGGCTGTTAGTCTTGACTCTGGTGTTCCAACTGTAAGTCCATTTACTTTTACTAAAATGttgaaatatgtttttgaaCTTTTGATTATTACTGTAAAAGTCTTTTGGAACATGATAACTCTTCTTGCTGTCGGAatgagaatttaaataa is a genomic window containing:
- the LOC106069020 gene encoding 3-hydroxy-D-aspartate aldolase-like isoform X5, translated to MKAYPSVKLRPHAKTHKCAMLARLQIQSGAVGLCCQKLTEAEALVQGGIQDVLLSNQVINKKKLLRLASLARSAHIAVCVDSERNIEDLSEAAKTLDVMLDIVIEVNVGGFRCGVEPGPDVARLAKKVMSLPNIRFKGLHCYNGRNQHIRSLADRQAAVNEVIEKTKLALSALKESEIECNYVTGGGTGTFHLEAASEVFTEVQPGSYVFMDVDYGLNLDGEEKFVSEFQQSLYILSTVQSVAENRAIVDVGLKAVSLDSGVPTVKNSGDQVYISGGDEHGVIVPPGDLKVGDQLWLIPGHCDPTVNMHEWIVGMRDGRVESIWPIGGKGPGI
- the LOC106069020 gene encoding D-threonine aldolase-like isoform X4, encoding MSDEIGLCLCAMIHVVTQRLNLTLLTSMTKSDTILNNLCVKDFRSVQSQYFSTSLRKLPFKQQFESFIRMFSSRPPCNVGDSVTDVETPALLVCLKKLEQNLNTLKEAMKAYPSVKLRPHAKTHKCAMLARLQIQSGAVGLCCQKLTEAEALVQGGIQDVLLSNQVINKKKLLRLASLARSAHIAVCVDSERNIEDLSEAAKTLDVMLDIVIEVNVGGFRCGVEPGPDVARLAKKVMSLPNIRFKGLHCYNGRNQHIRSLADRQAAVNEVIEKTKLALSALKESEIECNYVTGGGTGTFHLEAASEVFTEVQPGSYVFMDVDYGLNLDGEEKFVSEFQQSLYILSTVQSVAENRAIVDVGLKAVSLDSGVPTYWYNL